The DNA segment TCATGTATAAGGCTTATTCACCAGCAGGCATTTCATTTTTATCTTTTGCATTGTTTATGGGCATTGCCATGAGTATAACCGCATTCCCGGTGCTGGCAAGAATTATCAAAGAACGCAATCTTAGCAAAACAGACCTTGGTGTAATGGCCATTACATGCGCCGCTTCAGACGATGTAACAGCGTGGTGCATTCTGGCAGCACTAATTGCTATAGTAAAGGCAGATAATTCGGTAAACATTTTGTTTACAATCGGGCTTGTGGCTGCCTATATCGTTTTGATGGTAGCGGTGGTAAGACCGCTGCTAAAAAAACTCGGCAGTTTGTATATAAAGAGAGAAGTTATCAACAGGTCGATGATGGCCATCGTTTTCATGGTTATGTTGCTCTCTGCTTACCTCACAGAACTTATAGGTGTACATGCACTGTTTGGTGCTTTTGTGGCAGGGGTCATTATGCCCGCAGAAATAAACTTCAGGCAAACCATTATTGATAAAATAGAAGATGTAAGCCTTGTGCTGCTGCTGCCACTGTTTTTTGTGTTTACCGGTTTGCGTACACAGGTTGGGTTGCTAAACGACGGTGATCTCTGGATCACTTTTATGTGGATTGTACTGGTAGCGGTAGCAGGTAAATTTGGCGGCAGCATGGTTGCAGCCCGGGTTACAGGACAAACATGGAAAAACAGTTTGTCAATCGGCGCACTGATGAACACACGCGGTTTAATGGAACTTGTTGTGCTGAATATTGGTTACGATCTTGGTATCCTGTCCCCGCAGGTTTTTGCTATGATGGTATTGATGGCACTGATCACTACGTTCATGACCAACCCTGCACTCAACCTCATCAACTATTTAATGCCTGAAAAAAACCGGTAGCGTGGTAAAAGTCATTTCTACAAAACAGTAAACTGTGCCTTCATTTTAAAACACGTAGCCGCAGTATTTGTAATGGTTGCGTTTACATCAACCATATTTTCGGCCACTTTGTATTTTACTTCTATTGTGGCAATATTGTTCTCCGCCGGGTTAATAACAGAGAGAAATTTTAGCTGGTCCGCCTTTGCCAGCAGCAATTTTTTGTCAACCGCTTTTTCAGTCAGTTCTTTTACCATCTGGGTCATGCAAACACCGGGTACCACAGGCGTTCCGGGAAAGTGCCCGTTGAACACTTCATGCAACTTGTTGATTGCAACCGTAGCTTTTACAGTTTCTGATTCGTTACTAAACGCTTCAATGGTATAGAAATTTTTTTCGATAAGCATGGTAAAAACATTTATGAGCCCGGCATTGGTAGTGGTGGCATCGCTTGTTGCGTCGCACGCTTCAACTGCAGCAAATTTGCCGGGCAAACCCGAAGATCGAAGCGAAGCCATGTGTTACCACGGCGGCAAATTAGTCATTTAGTAACTATAATACAAAGTGTATTACTACAACTACTTAATATTATTTTTGTTGCTGTGAACAGCATGAACGAACAGCAGGCTACTGCAAAAAAAACGGTGAAGGATATACGCATACTGGCAATCGAATCTTCGTGCGATGAAACGTCTGCCGCTGTATGTATCAATGGTAAAATATTGTCCAATTTTATCGCTAATCAAACAGTACATGAGAAATATGGCGGTGTAGTGCCCGAGCTTGCCAGCCGTGCACATATGCAAAACATTGTACCGGTAGCAGATGCCGCAATAAAGGCTGCTGCAGCCAAAATTGCACAGGCACCGGGGGTTGGTCATCCGGCATTCTCCCTGCAGGATATTGATGCGATAGCCTTTACACAGTCGCCCGGGCTTATTGGCAGCCTGTTGGTAGGGGTACAGTTTGCCAAATCACTGGCACTGGCACTGGATAAGCCGCTTATAGCAGTACACCATATGCAGGCGCATGTATTGGCCAATTTAATTGCTGAACCAAAGCCGGACTTCCCGTTTTTATGTTTAACCGTTAGTGGCGGCCATACACAAATTGTGCTGGCAAATTCTCCGTACGATCTTAAAGTTATCGGCGAAACAATTGATGATGCCGCAGGTGAAGCCTTTGATAAGAGCGCCAAACTACTGGGTTTACCTTACCCAGGCGGCCCGCTGGTAGATAAATACGCCAAAGAAGGCAACCCGCTTGCATTTAAATTTGCCGAGCCGCAGATACCCGAACTCAATTTTTCATTCAGTGGTTTAAAAACATCGGTACTGTATTTTTTGCAGGCACGTAAAAAAGAAGATGAACATTTTATCGAAAAGCATATGCCTGATCTGTGTGCTTCTGTTCAGTACACGATCATTAACATATTGCTGAAAAAATTAAAGAAAGCGGTAAAAGAAACAGGTGTAAAAAATGTTTGTATAGCAGGGGGTGTAAGTGCCAACAGCGGTTTGCGTACGGCATTGGCAGAAACGGGTAAAAAACATGGCTGGCAAACATTTATACCTGCATTTGAATATTGTACTGATAATGCTGCGATGATCGCAATAACGGCCTATTACAAGTTTTTAAACAACGACTTCGCGTCGCTTGATGCAAGCCCTGCAGCAAGAGCCGAATGGTAAAACAAACATCTATGAATATCCGGAACTCTGTTTTATTAATATGCATCATCTTTACCGCCTGTGTATCTCAAAAAGCACCATCCACCGCCGCACCGTCAATTCCTGTACAAAGCAACCTCGTTGCCGATGGAAAGCTGTTTACCGCCATGTACCAGCAAAAGGCCGCGGAGTATAAGGCACTTTGTTTCCAGGCTTACAACATAGCGCAACTCCGGCTAGATCAGTTTCTAACAAAGCAGTATACAAAACCATTGGCTATTGTTACAGATATTGATGAAACCGTATTAGACAATAGCCCATATGCAGTAAAGCAGGGCCTGGCGGGTGAAACATTCGATGAAAAGTCATGGAATGAATGGACCTCATTGGCAAACGCAGATACCGTTCCCGGTGCCTGTACTTTTTTCAGGTATGCTGCATCAAAAAAGGTAGAAGTGTTTTATGTAACCAACCGCGCTGAAAGTGACCGGCCACAAACATTGAAAAACCTGCAGCGTTACAACTTTCCCAATGCAGATGATCAACACCTGCTGTTGCTTACCAATACATCCAGCAAAGAGCCCAGAAGGCAAAGCATTTTGCAGACCCATGAAATAGTTATGCTTTGTGGCGACAACCTTGCAGATCTTAGTGTGCTGTATGATGACAAAAAGTTTGACAGCCGGCTGAAAAATACACAAATCCTTGCTGCGGAATTTGGCAACCGGTTTATCGTATTGCCTAACCCTAACTATGGTGACTGGGAAAATGCTTTTTACAACCTTGATAAATCGATGTCAAAAGATTCCATCATCAGGAGCAGGCTGATTGTTTATTGAAATCGCAAACTAATTGCGCAGGTAAACCCTGATCGCAAGAGCTGATGCACGTACCGGAAGTACAAGTGAGTGACACAACAGCAGCTTAATAGTAGTACTGTCGCTCACTCTAAAAAAACTTCTTCAATTTTTTTACAATCTTTTTTATCAGTAGTTTCAAGGCCATGAGCAACCAAACTACTGCACTAAAAAAAGTGCTGAAGCCGGTTCACCTATGGGCTTTGGCAGTAGGGCTTGTTATCTCAGGTGAATATTTTGGCTGGAATTACGGCTGGGGTGTGGCCGGTACCGTTGGCTTTCTCATAGCAACACTCCTGGTAACCGTGCTCTACATCACCTTCATTTTTAGTTTTACTGAATTAACAACTTCCATTCCACATGCCGGGGGTCCTTTTGCGTATGCATACAAAGCTTATGGCCCGCTGGGCGGGCTTATGGCAGGCTATGCAACATTAATTGAGTTTGTTTTTGCTCCACCCGCCATCGCATTTGCACTGGGCAGTTATGTGCATTTTTTACATAGCGAAATTCCTGTAACGTTTACGGCTGTGAGCTGCTATGTAATATTTACCTTCATCAACCTTTTTGGCATTAAAGAATCTGCTGTTTTCAATCTTATAGTTACCATACTCGCGGTGGTTGAATTACTCATTTTTATGGGCATTGTTGCCCCGCATTTCAGTGCTGATAATTTTATGCGCAACAATATGCCTTTTGGTGTTACAGGCATTTTTGCCGCTTTGCCTTTTGCTGTGTGGTTCTACCTCGGTATCGAAGGCGTGGCAATGGTTGCAGAAGAAGTAAAAGAACCACATCGCAATATTCCCAAAGGTTATATATTGGGTATAGCAACACTGGTTATCCTGGCTTTGGGGGTCATGATTTTTTCCGGCGGTGTTGGCGATTGGCAGCAGCTAAGCACCATCGATTACCCCCTGCCCGAATCAATCAGTATTGTACTGGGCAAAACAAATAGCTGGACAAAAATCTTTGCCGGCATTGGTTTATTCGGGCTCATCGCATCTTTTCACGGGTTGATCATTGGTTACTCAAGACAGATTTTTGCGTTATCGAGAAGCGGTTTTTTGCCCGCAGTACTAAGTGCGGTAAACAAAAAATACCGAACACCGCACTGGGCCTTAATTGCAGGAGGAGTGGTAGGGCTTATATCAATTTATACAGGTGCAACAAACCAGGTCATCATCATATCAGCCCTCGGCGCTGTTGTAATGTATTGTATAAGTATGATGAGCTTACTTAAACTTAAAAAACAGGGTGGCATACAAGGTACTTTCAAAACACCATTCTATCCCTGGTTTCCGGTCATTGCCTTGTTGCTTTCAGTCGTTTGCCTTGTCGCCATCATCTGGTACAATCCATTGTTAAGCATAATATTTTTTGCAGGGTTAATTATAGCGTTGTTCATTTTTATAGCGTTGAAAAAGCACAGGCAGCCAATAAACGATGAGTTACTCGCAGTGGTTGAAGAAACGGGTTAGTTTTTTCATGATCCCGGCACCTGTACGTTGTGGCATCGCCTGTTGCGTCGCACTCTTGTACGTCATAACAGTTGGGCAACAACGATACTGCGTTTGCAACAATCGTGTAATACCGCCGTTGTGCAACAGGCAGTAATGAGATAGTGCCCCTGCAACATAAGTTTGTATATACTATGGCATATAAATACACGGTAAAAAATCATACCTATCACTTCAATGATTTGAAAACATTGATGGCAAAGGCAACGCCCCTGCGCAGCGGAGATGCGCTGGCCGGTGTAGCTGCCGATACATACGAAGAACGTGTGGCTGCACAGATGTGCCTTGCAGATGTTTCGCTGACTACATTTTTAAACGAGGCTGTTATTCCCTACGAGGCTGATGAAATAACAAGGCTCATTATAGATA comes from the Panacibacter microcysteis genome and includes:
- a CDS encoding cation:proton antiporter encodes the protein MKKNAVLFFYVGMLLVFALAAYYIIQHGRLLEAGNKNTNVTVAGTYAAFRDSFINSAGLALPVLLLQIIVIVTAVRIFGWLFSKIGQPAVVGEIVAGVVLGPSVLGACMPDVSQFVFPASSMGNLQFISQVGLILFMFVIGLELDISIIRRQARSAIVISHASIIIPYALGMCLALFMYKAYSPAGISFLSFALFMGIAMSITAFPVLARIIKERNLSKTDLGVMAITCAASDDVTAWCILAALIAIVKADNSVNILFTIGLVAAYIVLMVAVVRPLLKKLGSLYIKREVINRSMMAIVFMVMLLSAYLTELIGVHALFGAFVAGVIMPAEINFRQTIIDKIEDVSLVLLLPLFFVFTGLRTQVGLLNDGDLWITFMWIVLVAVAGKFGGSMVAARVTGQTWKNSLSIGALMNTRGLMELVVLNIGYDLGILSPQVFAMMVLMALITTFMTNPALNLINYLMPEKNR
- a CDS encoding 3-hydroxyacyl-ACP dehydratase, which translates into the protein MASLRSSGLPGKFAAVEACDATSDATTTNAGLINVFTMLIEKNFYTIEAFSNESETVKATVAINKLHEVFNGHFPGTPVVPGVCMTQMVKELTEKAVDKKLLLAKADQLKFLSVINPAENNIATIEVKYKVAENMVDVNATITNTAATCFKMKAQFTVL
- the tsaD gene encoding tRNA (adenosine(37)-N6)-threonylcarbamoyltransferase complex transferase subunit TsaD, with amino-acid sequence MNEQQATAKKTVKDIRILAIESSCDETSAAVCINGKILSNFIANQTVHEKYGGVVPELASRAHMQNIVPVADAAIKAAAAKIAQAPGVGHPAFSLQDIDAIAFTQSPGLIGSLLVGVQFAKSLALALDKPLIAVHHMQAHVLANLIAEPKPDFPFLCLTVSGGHTQIVLANSPYDLKVIGETIDDAAGEAFDKSAKLLGLPYPGGPLVDKYAKEGNPLAFKFAEPQIPELNFSFSGLKTSVLYFLQARKKEDEHFIEKHMPDLCASVQYTIINILLKKLKKAVKETGVKNVCIAGGVSANSGLRTALAETGKKHGWQTFIPAFEYCTDNAAMIAITAYYKFLNNDFASLDASPAARAEW
- the eat gene encoding ethanolamine permease; translation: MSNQTTALKKVLKPVHLWALAVGLVISGEYFGWNYGWGVAGTVGFLIATLLVTVLYITFIFSFTELTTSIPHAGGPFAYAYKAYGPLGGLMAGYATLIEFVFAPPAIAFALGSYVHFLHSEIPVTFTAVSCYVIFTFINLFGIKESAVFNLIVTILAVVELLIFMGIVAPHFSADNFMRNNMPFGVTGIFAALPFAVWFYLGIEGVAMVAEEVKEPHRNIPKGYILGIATLVILALGVMIFSGGVGDWQQLSTIDYPLPESISIVLGKTNSWTKIFAGIGLFGLIASFHGLIIGYSRQIFALSRSGFLPAVLSAVNKKYRTPHWALIAGGVVGLISIYTGATNQVIIISALGAVVMYCISMMSLLKLKKQGGIQGTFKTPFYPWFPVIALLLSVVCLVAIIWYNPLLSIIFFAGLIIALFIFIALKKHRQPINDELLAVVEETG
- a CDS encoding 5'-nucleotidase, lipoprotein e(P4) family, translated to MNIRNSVLLICIIFTACVSQKAPSTAAPSIPVQSNLVADGKLFTAMYQQKAAEYKALCFQAYNIAQLRLDQFLTKQYTKPLAIVTDIDETVLDNSPYAVKQGLAGETFDEKSWNEWTSLANADTVPGACTFFRYAASKKVEVFYVTNRAESDRPQTLKNLQRYNFPNADDQHLLLLTNTSSKEPRRQSILQTHEIVMLCGDNLADLSVLYDDKKFDSRLKNTQILAAEFGNRFIVLPNPNYGDWENAFYNLDKSMSKDSIIRSRLIVY